In Drosophila innubila isolate TH190305 chromosome 2R unlocalized genomic scaffold, UK_Dinn_1.0 1_C_2R, whole genome shotgun sequence, the following are encoded in one genomic region:
- the LOC117784899 gene encoding serine-rich adhesin for platelets isoform X1 gives MLPQFTVYAKIIYLLMVVISGALCTVEDYVIMSQCAHNKAIHLAAEGTVSVTDISQIQNITIVGLPDYVNNEFKIALYAKETQRYLCFNDNWRLVGMKELRATCYFNETIVHGYFVFRSVVDLQRRVGFTHRGKPVGPKKSVNDACYMFNKIDAEQFFHQHTLPKWREMAALMANSNSSSNSSNSSGNSGNYRKVSRNKNNRHKSNNQNQKLREQHAHHGHNSSSSLSSTNKKQQQLALVRKQQKQQQQQEQQRQRQQHQVRHHHNDPSMLARRQQRRKQQQQQQQQQQQQQQQQQQRVTASPTKQMTAKSATTITTTTAAATTATAATTKTSTTTLASKRKGRRRKARKQKQQQQQQLQQLQLLSTAATVDTSTDDMLVGSSSSSSSSFSTGYDDAYSSSNSYSSSSSSEPWSTWFATPTATIDNFTPDVSSDSSSTSASNMLLATTAEDSIKPYSSSSSSNNYDAWSTFITEFETEASATTTLATATSNSGNDTELLQYEADLIENNDAIENELLTTAQAIANYETKATATVIAARAKTTSTTAATTATATVATTAATVATGTQLVLEQTPLAATLATLMYNKWHTTQQHEASAETNTTATAAATAPTTAATASTHKLSRHRSSNNNNNNNGNGNESQQQLLRDSNSKLNKLLRPIAARVSTRFQTVPSATQQKSAATSTAAAVATVAVVTTPQQHIADKLFSVYKNINSNLNNTLTETTLTAAAETATAATVTAATTTKKSLRKSTQKLMATPYHQLTYVRNEAGDIDIDNLDNISVYPDVFEDVDSSNDNDSSSSGNGNGNGNGNGNDSSNSSSTSNNSRLTFVSGFLATSPTSVLPESIRIAKIKINNERRRLQQHGQRRLRNFA, from the exons aaaatataACGATAGTCGGCCTCCCGGACTATGTGAACAACGAATTCAAAATAGCACTGTACGCAAAAGAAACGCAAAGATATTTGTGTTTCAACGACAACTGGAGATTAGTTGGCATG AAGGAACTGCGCGCTACCTGCTACTTCAACGAGACCATCGTTCACGGTTATTTCGTGTTCCGTTCCGTTGTCGATCTACAGCGACGTGTCGGGTTCACGCATCGAGGTAAACCTGTCGGTCCCAAGAAGAGCGTCAACGATGCCTGCTACATGTTCAATAAGATCGATGCCGAGCAGTTTTTCCATCAGCACACGTTACCAAAATGGCGCGAGATGGCCGCATTGATGgccaatagcaacagcagcagcaacagcagcaacagcagcggcaacagcggcaactATCGCAAAGTCTcgcgcaacaaaaacaatcgcCACAAATCGAATAACCAAAATCAAAAGTTGCGAGAGCAACATGCGCATCATGGCCATAATAGTAGTAGTAGTCTAAGTAGcactaacaaaaaacaacaacaattagcaTTAGttcgaaaacaacaaaagcaacagcaacagcaagagcagcaacgccaacggcagcaacatcagGTGCGACATCATCACAATGATCCCTCAATGCTGGCGCGGCGACAGCAGCGAcgcaagcaacagcagcagcagcaacagcagcaacagcagcaacagcagcaacaacaacaacgagtcaCAGCTAGTCCAACGAAACAAATGACTGCCAAAAGtgcaacaacgataacaacaacaacagcagcagcaaccacagcaaccgcagcaacaaccaaaacGTCGACAACAACACTGGCCAGCAAACGCAAAGGCAGACGAAGAAAGGCGcgcaagcaaaagcaacagcagcaacagcaattgcaacaattgcagctgctATCCACGGCAGCAACAGTCGACACTAGCACGGACGATATGCTTGTCggtagcagtagcagcagcagcagcagtttttCCACGGGCTATGACGATGcctacagcagcagcaacagctacagcagcagcagcagcagtgagCCCTGGTCCACTTggtttgccacgcccacagcaaCAATTGATAACTTTACGCCAGATGtgagcagcgacagcagcagcacaagcgccagcaacatgttgctagcaacaacagcagaagaCAGTATTAAACcgtacagcagcagcagcagcagcaacaactatgaTGCATGGTCCACGTTTATCACAGAGTTTGAAACCgaagcatcagcaacaacaacattagcaacagcaacatcaaacAGCGGCAATGATACCGAATTGCTGCAGTACGAGGCGGATTTAATTGAGAACAACGATGCGATTGAGAATGAGTTGCTGACCACGGCACAGGCAATAGCCAACTACGAAaccaaagcaacagcaacagtaataGCAGCAAGGGCTAAAACTACctcgacaacagcagcaacaacagcaacagcaactgtagCAACGactgcagcaacagttgcaacaggcACACAGTTGGTGCTGGAACAGACGCCGCTGGCAGCAACACTGGCCACGCTAATGTACAACAAATGGCACACAACGCAGCAACATGAGGCAAGTGCTGAGACTAacacgacagcaacagcagcagcaacagcaccaacgacggcagcaacagcaagcaCGCATAAGCTCAGCAGGcatcgcagcagcaacaacaacaacaacaacaatggcaacggcaacgaaagccagcaacagttgctgcgggacagcaacagcaagctAAACAAACTGTTGCGACCAATTGCAGCCAGAGTTAGCACGCGATTCCAGACTGTGCCCTCAGCAACACAACAGAAAAGTGCTGCAACAAGCACAGCCGCAGCAgtggcaacagttgctgttgttactacACCACAGCAACATATTGCAGACAAGCTGTTCAGTGTTTACAAGAACATCAACAGCAATCTGAACAATACGCTGACCGAAACAACACTCACAGCAGCAGCcgagacagcaacagcagcaactgttacggcagcaacaaccactAAGAAATCACTGAGAAAATCCACACAGAAGCTGATGGCGACACCCTATCATCAGTTGACATATGTGCGCAACGAGGCGGGTGACATTGACATTGATAATCTCGACAATATTAGCGTATATCCCGATGTCTTTGAGGATGTCGACAGCAGCAATGataacgacagcagcagcagcggcaatggcaatggcaatggcaatggcaacggcaacgacagcagcaacagcagcagcaccagcaacaacagtcggCTCACCTTTGTCAGTGGCTTTCTGGCCACCTCGCCCACATCCGTGTTGCCCGAATCCATTCGCATAGCCAAGATTAAGATCAACAACGAGCGTCGACGATTGCAACAACATGGCCAACGGCGGCTTCGAAATTTTGCGTAG
- the LOC117784899 gene encoding serine-rich adhesin for platelets isoform X2, with the protein MSNQLKRLLFFIVVISGALCTVEDYVIMSQCAHNKAIHLAAEGTVSVTDISQIQNITIVGLPDYVNNEFKIALYAKETQRYLCFNDNWRLVGMKELRATCYFNETIVHGYFVFRSVVDLQRRVGFTHRGKPVGPKKSVNDACYMFNKIDAEQFFHQHTLPKWREMAALMANSNSSSNSSNSSGNSGNYRKVSRNKNNRHKSNNQNQKLREQHAHHGHNSSSSLSSTNKKQQQLALVRKQQKQQQQQEQQRQRQQHQVRHHHNDPSMLARRQQRRKQQQQQQQQQQQQQQQQQQRVTASPTKQMTAKSATTITTTTAAATTATAATTKTSTTTLASKRKGRRRKARKQKQQQQQQLQQLQLLSTAATVDTSTDDMLVGSSSSSSSSFSTGYDDAYSSSNSYSSSSSSEPWSTWFATPTATIDNFTPDVSSDSSSTSASNMLLATTAEDSIKPYSSSSSSNNYDAWSTFITEFETEASATTTLATATSNSGNDTELLQYEADLIENNDAIENELLTTAQAIANYETKATATVIAARAKTTSTTAATTATATVATTAATVATGTQLVLEQTPLAATLATLMYNKWHTTQQHEASAETNTTATAAATAPTTAATASTHKLSRHRSSNNNNNNNGNGNESQQQLLRDSNSKLNKLLRPIAARVSTRFQTVPSATQQKSAATSTAAAVATVAVVTTPQQHIADKLFSVYKNINSNLNNTLTETTLTAAAETATAATVTAATTTKKSLRKSTQKLMATPYHQLTYVRNEAGDIDIDNLDNISVYPDVFEDVDSSNDNDSSSSGNGNGNGNGNGNDSSNSSSTSNNSRLTFVSGFLATSPTSVLPESIRIAKIKINNERRRLQQHGQRRLRNFA; encoded by the exons aaaatataACGATAGTCGGCCTCCCGGACTATGTGAACAACGAATTCAAAATAGCACTGTACGCAAAAGAAACGCAAAGATATTTGTGTTTCAACGACAACTGGAGATTAGTTGGCATG AAGGAACTGCGCGCTACCTGCTACTTCAACGAGACCATCGTTCACGGTTATTTCGTGTTCCGTTCCGTTGTCGATCTACAGCGACGTGTCGGGTTCACGCATCGAGGTAAACCTGTCGGTCCCAAGAAGAGCGTCAACGATGCCTGCTACATGTTCAATAAGATCGATGCCGAGCAGTTTTTCCATCAGCACACGTTACCAAAATGGCGCGAGATGGCCGCATTGATGgccaatagcaacagcagcagcaacagcagcaacagcagcggcaacagcggcaactATCGCAAAGTCTcgcgcaacaaaaacaatcgcCACAAATCGAATAACCAAAATCAAAAGTTGCGAGAGCAACATGCGCATCATGGCCATAATAGTAGTAGTAGTCTAAGTAGcactaacaaaaaacaacaacaattagcaTTAGttcgaaaacaacaaaagcaacagcaacagcaagagcagcaacgccaacggcagcaacatcagGTGCGACATCATCACAATGATCCCTCAATGCTGGCGCGGCGACAGCAGCGAcgcaagcaacagcagcagcagcaacagcagcaacagcagcaacagcagcaacaacaacaacgagtcaCAGCTAGTCCAACGAAACAAATGACTGCCAAAAGtgcaacaacgataacaacaacaacagcagcagcaaccacagcaaccgcagcaacaaccaaaacGTCGACAACAACACTGGCCAGCAAACGCAAAGGCAGACGAAGAAAGGCGcgcaagcaaaagcaacagcagcaacagcaattgcaacaattgcagctgctATCCACGGCAGCAACAGTCGACACTAGCACGGACGATATGCTTGTCggtagcagtagcagcagcagcagcagtttttCCACGGGCTATGACGATGcctacagcagcagcaacagctacagcagcagcagcagcagtgagCCCTGGTCCACTTggtttgccacgcccacagcaaCAATTGATAACTTTACGCCAGATGtgagcagcgacagcagcagcacaagcgccagcaacatgttgctagcaacaacagcagaagaCAGTATTAAACcgtacagcagcagcagcagcagcaacaactatgaTGCATGGTCCACGTTTATCACAGAGTTTGAAACCgaagcatcagcaacaacaacattagcaacagcaacatcaaacAGCGGCAATGATACCGAATTGCTGCAGTACGAGGCGGATTTAATTGAGAACAACGATGCGATTGAGAATGAGTTGCTGACCACGGCACAGGCAATAGCCAACTACGAAaccaaagcaacagcaacagtaataGCAGCAAGGGCTAAAACTACctcgacaacagcagcaacaacagcaacagcaactgtagCAACGactgcagcaacagttgcaacaggcACACAGTTGGTGCTGGAACAGACGCCGCTGGCAGCAACACTGGCCACGCTAATGTACAACAAATGGCACACAACGCAGCAACATGAGGCAAGTGCTGAGACTAacacgacagcaacagcagcagcaacagcaccaacgacggcagcaacagcaagcaCGCATAAGCTCAGCAGGcatcgcagcagcaacaacaacaacaacaacaatggcaacggcaacgaaagccagcaacagttgctgcgggacagcaacagcaagctAAACAAACTGTTGCGACCAATTGCAGCCAGAGTTAGCACGCGATTCCAGACTGTGCCCTCAGCAACACAACAGAAAAGTGCTGCAACAAGCACAGCCGCAGCAgtggcaacagttgctgttgttactacACCACAGCAACATATTGCAGACAAGCTGTTCAGTGTTTACAAGAACATCAACAGCAATCTGAACAATACGCTGACCGAAACAACACTCACAGCAGCAGCcgagacagcaacagcagcaactgttacggcagcaacaaccactAAGAAATCACTGAGAAAATCCACACAGAAGCTGATGGCGACACCCTATCATCAGTTGACATATGTGCGCAACGAGGCGGGTGACATTGACATTGATAATCTCGACAATATTAGCGTATATCCCGATGTCTTTGAGGATGTCGACAGCAGCAATGataacgacagcagcagcagcggcaatggcaatggcaatggcaatggcaacggcaacgacagcagcaacagcagcagcaccagcaacaacagtcggCTCACCTTTGTCAGTGGCTTTCTGGCCACCTCGCCCACATCCGTGTTGCCCGAATCCATTCGCATAGCCAAGATTAAGATCAACAACGAGCGTCGACGATTGCAACAACATGGCCAACGGCGGCTTCGAAATTTTGCGTAG
- the LOC117783091 gene encoding guanine nucleotide-binding protein subunit beta-like protein 1, with protein sequence MAVLPPDPVFSLRCPEMGAVNSLCFHESERLLAGTLKGKVFLWDLQTNRSALHFEVGSEPITNLHHTKEHLVTQEKGGTITTYSISNSSYVKERSIPGNHLGYCRTALHINPNNTNEQLLFYPCEESSIGVLHVTDPAAPTQMLVPDDPQLPKLGSVTCFKPFECASQQFLLAGYESGHFLTWDLSSGDMIDIMELAPEAMTVDYDSITNRGIVGGATDKLTTFSYQRQSMQMQRGTELCIKNPGVNCVRIRPDQKVFASAGWDGRIRIFSWKSLRPLAVLTQHKQGGVMDLAYSPQPVSMWRAPIMAAAGMDAQISLWDLYN encoded by the exons ATGGCTGTGTTACCACCAGATCCCGTGTTCAGTTTACGTTGCCCGGAAATGGGAGCCGTGAATTCACTGTGCTTCCATGAAAGCGAACGTCTGCTGGCCGGCACACTTAAGGGAAAAGTATTTCTTTGGGATCTACAG ACAAACAGATCGGCACTGCACTTTGAAGTGGGCAGTGAGCCAATCACGAATTTACATCATACAAAAGAGCACCTGGTGACGCAGGAGAAGGGTGGCACCATCACCACGTATtccatcagcaacagcagctatGTGAAGGAACGCAGCATTCCGGGAAATCATCTTGGCTATTGTCGCACTGCTCTCCACATCAATCCCAATAATACAAATGAGCAGTTGCTTTTCTATCCGTGTGAGGAGTCTTCAATTGGTGTATTGCACGTTACGGATCCAGCGGCACCAACACAGATGCTGGTGCCAGATGATCCACAGCTGCCGAAACTGGGCAGCGTCACCTGCTTTAAACCCTTCGAGTGCGCCTCGCAGCAGTTTCTGCTCGCCGGCTACGAGTCGGGACACTTTCTCACCTGGGATCTCAGCTCTGGCGATATGATAGACATTATGGAGCTGGCACCAGAGGCTATGACGGTGGACTATGATTCAATAACGAATCGCGGCATTGTTGGTGGCGCCA CCGACAAACTGACAACCTTTAGCTACCAACGACAGTCCATGCAGATGCAACGCGGCACGGAGCTGTGCATCAAGAATCCTGGAGTCAACTGCGTGCGCATACGTCCAGATCAAAAGGTCTTTGCCAGCGCCGGCTGGGACGGACGCATACGCATCTTCTCGTGGAAGAGTCTACGTCCATTGGCTGTGCTTACCCAGCACAAGCAGGGCGGCGTCATGGATTTGGCCTACTCCCCGCAACCGGTGTCCATGTGGCGAGCCCCTATCATGGCAGCAGCCGGCATGGATGCCCAGATCTCGCTGTGGGATCTCTACAACTAA